The sequence CCCTGATTGGTGACAGCACTTATAATTTGTACCAAAGTGAGGATGAGGTGGTACAATGATCCTTATAGCGTACTCGAGCACTGCTGTGTTCAATGTCTGATTTCTTACAAATCTGCTGGTATGTGAAGCCAGCTGGCTCCCATGGTGCGGCCGGGTGTACTGAGCAGAGCAGGGtgccctgcaggctctgtcctgaGAGTCCCGCCTCCTCCTGCACAGGGCCCTTTGCCTACGGCTTCTCGTCCTTCCAGGACGGAGGGGCACAGAAGCTGGAGAAGGCCAAGGTCTCCCTGGATGACTGCCTGGCGTGCAGTGGCTGCGTCACCTCGGCAGAAACTGTGCTTATCACTCAGCAGAGTCATGGGGAGCTGCGgaaggttctagatgctaacaagGTAGGCTGGTTTGGATACTGCATTAGCCCAGAGTGAAGCTGGCATGTCCCCTCAGGTTCTGCGCAGTTGGCCTTTATCCTGCATCTGTCAACTTCTGTGGGTCCATGGCCCCACCCTAAAGTGTCAGATTTTAGACTTCATGCCTGGTGGGACTGGCACACTCTTGCCAGCCGGAAACCCCAGTACTATAGCAACAACTTACCCTCTCACTTTGCAGACAGCGGCGGCAGGTCAGCAGAGGCTGGTTGTGGTTTCTGTCTCACCTCAGTCCAGGGCATCTCTGGCGGCTAGGTTCCAAATTGATCCCACGGACACTGCCGGGAAGCTGACGGCCTTCTTCAAGAAGCTAGGTACACATGGGGCTAGCCTGCTGCTTTCCCACATGCAGGCCTTGGGAACTGGCCTGGTTTGCCTATAGCTGGAGTCTGGCTTGAACAGGAGAAGTCCTGCCTCTTAAGACACCTTACTAgcccgggcggtggcacagctgataaagcactggactctcaagcgtgaggtcctaagTCTGATCCCTGGCGTCATCTGTATCAGAATGACACTTggcacattttctttttccctttttcacttgttctttaataaacatttttcagTGGGGGagcctaggcagtggtgcacacagtaaagcacacacattaccatgtgcaaggactccagttcaagccctctaatccccacctccagggagagaagcttcataagtggtgaagcagtgctgtaggcatctctctctctctgtgtagcttttccttcccctctcaatttttcagtcctgttaaatacaataaatattttttaaagggagtaataataactacaacactaaaacaacaagggcaacgaaagggaataaatataaaaaggggggtggggaatgacCATCTCCTGAGTTCTGACTGtactttccaggactggggttcaCTTGTTCCCCGTCACCTGGGTACTGTTCCCAGCTTGGAGGTGCTGGGACCTTGCTAGACATTTGCGTATGGGATGGGGTGACCTCCAACAGCAGGGCTACTGTCTGAGGGGTGTCCTGTCCTCACAAGCCCTGGCATCTGGGGCACAGCAAGCCTTCCTGGGACACGGAGCTGCGGCAGCCGTGGGGTGAGGTTGGTGCTGCCACCTCACTGTCCTCCACGGGCTGAGGCATGCTGACTCCACAGGGGCGCACCGTGTGTTCGACACCGCCTTCTCCAGGAACTTCAGCCTCCTTGAGAGCCAGCGGGAGTTTGTGCGGCGCTTCCGGGAACAGGCCCGTGGCGGGGAGGCCCTGCCCGTGCTGACCTCTGCCTGCCCAGGTGCGCATGCTCTCAGAACAACTGGCTGGgtatggggactgggggactgccCTGAGAGTCACCTCTGCCCACACAGTGATCTCGTGGCTGCCAGAAGAAACTTGTCATAATGACAGGGGAGAGAGCCCCCTCCTTACTGAGATGTCAGCCCTGATGGAAGCTGCCCACCCCCAGCCTTGTGTCACTGCTGCCAGGGAGGCAGCCTCGTGACTTATCTGTCTCATGTCGCCTCAGGCTGGATATGCTATGCAGAGAAGGCCCATGGCAGCGTCCTGGTCCCTCACATCAGCACCGCCCGGTCACCACAGCAGGTCATGGGCTCCCTGGTCAAGGACTTCTTTGCACAGCAGCAGGTAACACTGGGTGAGAAGCCTCCAGAGGACTAGATTCTTGTGAGGGAGTGGCCCCATGGCCACACACCAGGGTGGGCTGGGCCACATGCTGGCACCACAGACCTCATGCCATGGTCAGTCCCCCAGGCCCATTCCCTGTGGCTCACTCCTGCCGTTTCACCCCCGGCACTGAGGGGAGGGAAGGCCTCTGGGCCAGAACTGCCGGAGCCAGGCCATTCCAGCTGTGCTCAAATCCAGCTTCTTTCCTTGAGAGTAGAGCCTAGGCCCGTGGTACCCATGACCCCCTCCGTGTCATGCCCGGacacccttcccttcctcccacaTACCCACATTCTCCCAGGGTCTGAGCCCCGACAAGATCTACCACGTGACTGTGATGCCATGCTACGACAAGAAGCTGGAGGCATCTCGGCCCGACTTCTTCATCCAGGAGCACCAGACACGTGAGGTGGACTGTGTGCTCACAACGGGTGAGGGCCCAGGCGGTCTGCTGCCCCCCATCTGGGCTTCAGCACTGCTTGACTGGATACACCTTGTTTTGGGCCCACCGGTTTCACATTCCCCTACGTGTTCAAGAACAAGAAAGTGCACACAGTGAGGCTGGGCCAGAACTATGGAAGCAGCTTCATCCCAGAGGGGATACAAGTGGGGCCCCTTCTTGCCTTTGGGACTGCTCATCCCCCGTTCACAGGCCAGGGGGATCTTCCAGGTCTTGGGGACACACCGACCTGCTGATTGACTGTCTCCTACAGGAGAGGTCTTCAAGCTGCTGGAAGAAGAGGGGGTCTCGCTGCCTGCTCTGGAGCCAGCTCCTCTGGACAGTCTGTAAGTCACGTGGCTGGGGTGGAGAGAGCCCTGTGCTGGTGTTGGGTACCCAGAACTGGGATGGACAAACAGTGTCATGTCCTTCTGGGTGGTTTTGCATCTGCCTAAGGCCTGTTAGTCCACAGCCTACCCTGGACCACTCTCTGATTACCCTAGGGGCTACTCCCCACTTGCTACGCATCTGGGACCCCCAGCACAAGTCAAATAAGGGATGGGACAGTGCTTCCGCCAGAACCCCTCACAGACATAGCCCTTGGGTCAGACCTGCCTCTCGTGGGCTCATACACTCTACCCTGAGGAGTGGGTCGTGGCAGTGGCTGCCACCTGAGCtgtgccctccctcccccaggtGTGACAGCAAGGGGGCCCAGGAACCCACAAGCCATCGAGGCGGGGGCTCTGGGGGGT is a genomic window of Erinaceus europaeus chromosome 15, mEriEur2.1, whole genome shotgun sequence containing:
- the CIAO3 gene encoding cytosolic iron-sulfur assembly component 3 isoform X1; the encoded protein is MASPFSGTLQLTDLDDFIGPSQECIKPVKVDRKPGSGGVAKIHIEDDGTYFQVSQDGGAQKLEKAKVSLDDCLACSGCVTSAETVLITQQSHGELRKVLDANKTAAAGQQRLVVVSVSPQSRASLAARFQIDPTDTAGKLTAFFKKLGAHRVFDTAFSRNFSLLESQREFVRRFREQARGGEALPVLTSACPGWICYAEKAHGSVLVPHISTARSPQQVMGSLVKDFFAQQQGLSPDKIYHVTVMPCYDKKLEASRPDFFIQEHQTREVDCVLTTGEVFKLLEEEGVSLPALEPAPLDSLCDSKGAQEPTSHRGGGSGGYLEHVFRHAARELFGIHVDEVTYRPLRNKDFQEVTLEHEGQVLLRFAAAYGFRNIQNLVQKLKRGRCPYHYVEVMACPAGCLNGGGQLQVPDVPSRELLQRVEGLYLAVRTEAPEDVPGVQELYERWLQGTGSEQAIRLLHTHYHALEKASSSLSIRW
- the CIAO3 gene encoding cytosolic iron-sulfur assembly component 3 isoform X2, whose translation is MASPFSGTLQLTDLDDFIGPSQECIKPVKVDRKPGSGGVAKIHIEDDGTYFQVSQDGGAQKLEKAKVSLDDCLACSGCVTSAETVLITQQSHGELRKVLDANKTAAAGQQRLVVVSVSPQSRASLAARFQIDPTDTAGKLTAFFKKLGWICYAEKAHGSVLVPHISTARSPQQVMGSLVKDFFAQQQGLSPDKIYHVTVMPCYDKKLEASRPDFFIQEHQTREVDCVLTTGEVFKLLEEEGVSLPALEPAPLDSLCDSKGAQEPTSHRGGGSGGYLEHVFRHAARELFGIHVDEVTYRPLRNKDFQEVTLEHEGQVLLRFAAAYGFRNIQNLVQKLKRGRCPYHYVEVMACPAGCLNGGGQLQVPDVPSRELLQRVEGLYLAVRTEAPEDVPGVQELYERWLQGTGSEQAIRLLHTHYHALEKASSSLSIRW
- the CIAO3 gene encoding cytosolic iron-sulfur assembly component 3 isoform X3; this encodes MASPFSGTLQLTDLDDFIGPSQECIKPVKVDRKPGSGGVAKIHIEDDGTYFQVSQDGGAQKLEKAKVSLDDCLACSGCVTSAETVLITQQSHGELRKVLDANKTAAAGQQRLVVVSVSPQSRASLAARFQIDPTDTAGKLTAFFKKLGAHRVFDTAFSRNFSLLESQREFVRRFREQARGGEALPVLTSACPGWICYAEKAHGSVLVPHISTARSPQQVMGSLVKDFFAQQQGLSPDKIYHVTVMPCYDKKLEASRPDFFIQEHQTREVDCVLTTGEVFKLLEEEGVSLPALEPAPLDSLCDSKGAQEPTSHRGGGSGGYLEHVFRHAARELFGIHVDEVTYRPLRNKDFQEVTLEHEGQVLLRFAAAYGFRNIQNLVQKLKRGRCPYHYVEVMACPAGARLPKRWGPAAGA